Proteins encoded within one genomic window of Micromonospora halotolerans:
- a CDS encoding sodium-translocating pyrophosphatase, whose amino-acid sequence MSGTLAADGGALSLTGANVTYVVIAAVIALVALVFAAALTRAVLAAGTGTTNMQEISGAVQEGASAYLLRQFRTLAIFVVIAVVLLFLLPVHDTDGSEILVKIGRSAFFVVGALFSAFIGGAGMWLATRANLRVAAAAREREGGREGAMKIAFRTGGVVGFLTVGLGLFGAALVVILFKGDAPTVLEGFGFGAALLAMFMRVGGGIFTKAADVGADLVGKVEQGIPEDDPRNAATIADNVGDNVGDCAGMAADLFESYAVTLVAALILGRAAFGEDGLVFPLIISTIGVLVAIVGVFITRLRTSDRNGLTAINRAFYLSAVISAVLVAIAAFAYLPATFGELEGGLTDVDRNPRLVAIGAVVIGIVLAAAIQALTGYFTETNRRPVQDIGKSSQTGAATVILAGISVGLESAVYSALLIGAGVFGAFLLGGSSITLSLFAVALAGTGLLTTVGVIVAMDTFGPISDNAQGVAEMSGDIDEHGARTLTELDAVGNTTKAITKGIAIATAVLAATALFGSYTDTLRSSYEDAGVGDVGAEILNSLNVANPRNLVGLIIGAAVVFLFSGLAINAVSRSAGAVVMEVRRQFRELPGIMDRTQRPEYGKVVDICTRDAQRELMTPGLLAILAPIAVGFGLGPGALASYLAGAIGAGTLMAVFLANSGGAWDNAKKLVEDGAYGGKGSESHAATVIGDTVGDPFKDTAGPAINPLIKVMNLVSLLIAPAVVAWSVGDDKNPALRITVAVVAALIIVAAVVFSKRKGIAMDDSDSGAGTPDQQVETVNA is encoded by the coding sequence ATGTCCGGGACCTTGGCCGCCGACGGCGGCGCACTGTCCCTTACCGGAGCCAACGTGACGTACGTCGTCATCGCCGCGGTCATCGCGCTGGTGGCGCTCGTCTTCGCGGCCGCCCTCACCAGGGCGGTCCTGGCGGCCGGTACGGGAACCACCAACATGCAGGAGATCTCCGGGGCGGTGCAGGAGGGCGCGTCCGCGTACCTGCTGCGGCAGTTCCGCACCCTGGCGATCTTCGTGGTGATCGCCGTCGTGCTGCTGTTCCTGCTGCCGGTGCACGACACCGACGGCAGCGAGATCCTCGTGAAGATCGGCCGGTCGGCGTTCTTCGTGGTGGGCGCGCTGTTCAGCGCGTTCATCGGCGGGGCCGGCATGTGGCTGGCCACCCGCGCCAACCTGCGGGTCGCCGCGGCCGCCCGGGAGCGGGAAGGCGGGCGCGAGGGCGCCATGAAGATCGCCTTCCGTACGGGTGGCGTGGTCGGCTTCCTCACCGTCGGTCTCGGCCTGTTCGGTGCGGCGCTGGTCGTCATCCTGTTCAAGGGTGACGCGCCGACCGTGCTGGAGGGCTTCGGCTTCGGCGCCGCGCTGCTCGCCATGTTCATGCGGGTCGGCGGCGGCATCTTCACCAAGGCCGCCGACGTGGGCGCCGACCTGGTCGGCAAGGTCGAGCAGGGCATCCCGGAGGACGACCCGCGCAACGCCGCGACCATCGCCGACAACGTGGGCGACAACGTGGGTGACTGCGCCGGCATGGCCGCCGACCTCTTCGAGTCGTACGCGGTCACCCTGGTCGCCGCGCTGATCCTCGGGCGCGCCGCGTTCGGCGAGGACGGCCTGGTCTTCCCGCTGATCATCTCCACCATCGGCGTGCTGGTCGCCATCGTCGGCGTCTTCATCACCCGGCTGCGCACGAGCGACCGCAACGGCCTGACCGCGATCAACCGGGCCTTCTACCTCTCCGCCGTGATCTCCGCCGTGCTGGTGGCGATCGCCGCGTTCGCGTACCTGCCGGCCACCTTCGGTGAGCTGGAGGGCGGGCTGACCGACGTGGACCGCAACCCGCGGCTCGTGGCCATCGGCGCGGTGGTCATCGGCATCGTGCTGGCCGCCGCGATCCAGGCGCTCACCGGCTACTTCACCGAGACCAACCGGCGCCCGGTGCAGGACATCGGCAAGAGCTCGCAGACCGGCGCGGCCACCGTCATCCTCGCCGGCATCAGCGTCGGCCTGGAGTCGGCGGTCTACTCGGCGCTGCTGATCGGCGCCGGCGTCTTCGGCGCGTTCCTGCTCGGCGGCAGCTCCATCACGCTGTCGCTGTTCGCGGTGGCGCTGGCCGGCACCGGCCTGCTCACCACCGTCGGCGTCATCGTCGCCATGGACACCTTCGGCCCGATCTCCGACAACGCCCAGGGCGTCGCCGAGATGTCCGGCGACATCGACGAGCACGGCGCGCGGACGCTGACCGAGCTGGACGCCGTCGGCAACACCACCAAGGCGATCACCAAGGGCATCGCGATCGCCACCGCGGTGCTGGCCGCGACCGCGCTGTTCGGCTCCTACACCGACACGCTGCGCTCCTCGTACGAGGACGCGGGCGTGGGCGACGTCGGCGCCGAGATCCTCAACTCGCTGAACGTGGCCAACCCGCGCAACCTGGTCGGCCTCATCATCGGCGCCGCGGTGGTCTTCCTCTTCTCCGGCCTGGCCATCAACGCGGTCTCCCGCTCGGCCGGCGCCGTGGTGATGGAGGTCCGCCGGCAGTTCCGCGAGCTGCCCGGCATCATGGACCGCACCCAGCGCCCCGAGTACGGCAAGGTCGTCGACATCTGCACCCGGGACGCGCAGCGCGAGCTGATGACCCCCGGCCTGCTGGCCATCCTGGCCCCGATCGCCGTGGGCTTCGGTCTCGGCCCGGGCGCGCTGGCCTCGTACCTGGCCGGTGCGATCGGCGCGGGCACCCTGATGGCCGTCTTCCTGGCCAACTCCGGTGGCGCCTGGGACAACGCCAAGAAGCTGGTGGAGGACGGCGCGTACGGCGGCAAGGGCTCCGAGTCGCATGCCGCGACCGTCATCGGCGACACCGTCGGCGACCCGTTCAAGGACACCGCCGGCCCGGCGATCAACCCGCTGATCAAGGTGATGAACCTGGTCTCGCTGCTGATCGCCCCGGCCGTGGTGGCCTGGAGCGTGGGCGACGACAAGAACCCGGCACTGCGCATCACGGTCGCCGTGGTGGCCGCGCTGATCATCGTGGCCGCGGTGGTGTTCAGCAAGCGCAAGGGCATCGCGATGGACGACTCCGACAGCGGTGCCGGCACCCCGGACCAGCAGGTGGAGACGGTCAACGCCTGA
- a CDS encoding ATP-binding protein — translation MMATVKLSFSPAPVHVRTARLVGVAVARRAGVREDLLDEVRLAIGEACTRAVALHRQYGLPDPVYVEMSDSGSYTVRVVDRAPIEASIGLAALPPDELAKESLSEDALTTGVGFALLAGFVEDLQVRPVDEGVGTEVRMVWPVGRA, via the coding sequence GTGATGGCGACCGTCAAGCTCTCGTTCTCCCCGGCTCCGGTGCACGTCCGCACCGCCCGCCTGGTCGGCGTCGCGGTGGCGCGCCGCGCCGGGGTCCGCGAGGACCTGCTCGACGAGGTGCGCCTGGCCATCGGCGAGGCGTGCACCCGGGCGGTCGCGCTGCACCGGCAGTACGGGCTGCCCGACCCGGTCTACGTGGAGATGTCCGACAGCGGGTCGTACACGGTGCGGGTGGTGGACCGCGCCCCGATCGAGGCGAGCATCGGTCTCGCCGCGCTGCCCCCGGACGAGCTGGCCAAGGAGTCGCTCAGCGAGGACGCGCTGACCACCGGGGTGGGGTTCGCCCTGCTCGCCGGTTTCGTCGAGGACCTCCAGGTCCGCCCGGTCGACGAGGGCGTCGGCACCGAGGTCCGGATGGTCTGGCCGGTCGGCCGCGCCTGA
- a CDS encoding STAS domain-containing protein, whose product MELSLATRTVGEHTVLEVGGEVDVYTAPRLRERLLELIDGGARRVVVDLGRVDFLDSTGLGVLVGALKRLRSAGGSFALVCDKEPLLKIFRITALDQVFPLHPTVDAAINADPTGAGA is encoded by the coding sequence ATGGAGCTGTCGCTGGCGACCCGCACCGTGGGGGAGCACACGGTGCTCGAGGTCGGCGGTGAGGTGGATGTCTACACCGCGCCGCGCCTGCGGGAACGGCTCCTGGAGTTGATCGACGGCGGCGCCCGCCGGGTCGTGGTGGACCTGGGCCGGGTGGACTTCCTCGACTCGACCGGCCTCGGCGTGCTGGTCGGCGCGCTCAAGCGGCTCCGCTCGGCCGGCGGGTCGTTCGCGCTGGTCTGCGACAAGGAGCCGCTGCTCAAGATCTTCCGGATCACGGCCCTGGATCAGGTCTTCCCGTTGCATCCCACGGTCGACGCGGCGATCAACGCCGACCCGACCGGCGCCGGCGCGTGA
- a CDS encoding DEAD/DEAH box helicase, whose translation MTSDSFSSARLAPRRDLKQSSAATASAGGGPGRAPGELLRRLRLRHATDPVTHVERVPARAGEPAPWPDWAPDELRAAFARRGVVAPWRHQAEAAELAYAGKHVVVATGTASGKSLAYQLPALGTLLADPRATVLYLAPTKALAADQLRAVAGLELEGVRPATYDGDTPRTEREWIRRHSRFVLTNPDMLHHGILPGHAHWSGFLRRLAYVVVDECHTYRGVFGSHVAHVLRRLRRQCARYGRTPVFVLASATSGDPATAAGRLTGLPVTAVTEDASPRGGVTFALWEPPLLPPPSADEELADLVSVRRSALRETADLLTDSVIEGVRTLAFVRSRRGAEVVAANARRALDEAVPGLGDRVAAYRAGYLREERRELERALLTGDLLGLASTNALELGVDLVGLDAVLICGWPGTRASLWQQAGRAGRSGDEALAVLVARDDPLDTYLVHHPEALFGRPVEATVLDPANPYVLAPQLACAAHEAPLTPADLELFGEGAKEAVDSLVEAGALRQRPTGWYWRHRERPEVDLRGEGGAPVCVVEESTGRLLGTVDGGSSHFLLHSGAVYLHQGVSYVVDSLDLADGCALVHAEEPDWSTHARDVTSLSVVSVRSYVDAGPVGLFLGEVDVTSQVVSYQRRRIATGEVIDARPLDLPARELRTVAVWFTLSPESLALAGVEAADIPGALHAAEHAAIGLLPLMATCDRWDIGGLSTALHPDTEAPTVFVYDGHPGGAGFAERAYGTAAAWLRATRDAIAECGCESGCPSCVQSPKCGNGNNPLSKPDAVKVLDVVLANLAAAEGGRGAGLPRQEGRAAD comes from the coding sequence GTGACCTCTGACAGCTTCAGCTCGGCGCGCCTGGCGCCGCGCCGCGACCTGAAGCAGTCATCAGCGGCCACCGCATCGGCGGGCGGCGGCCCCGGCCGGGCGCCGGGCGAACTGCTGCGCCGGCTGCGCCTGCGGCACGCCACCGACCCGGTCACCCACGTCGAGCGGGTGCCGGCCCGGGCCGGCGAGCCGGCGCCGTGGCCGGACTGGGCGCCCGACGAGCTGCGGGCGGCGTTCGCGCGGCGCGGCGTGGTCGCCCCGTGGCGGCACCAGGCCGAGGCCGCCGAGCTGGCGTACGCGGGGAAGCACGTCGTGGTGGCCACCGGGACGGCGTCCGGCAAGTCGCTGGCCTACCAGTTGCCGGCGCTGGGCACCCTGCTCGCCGACCCGCGCGCCACGGTGCTCTACCTCGCTCCCACCAAGGCGCTCGCCGCCGACCAGCTCCGCGCCGTCGCCGGCCTGGAGCTGGAGGGGGTACGCCCCGCCACCTACGACGGGGACACCCCGCGCACCGAGCGGGAGTGGATCCGCCGGCACTCCCGGTTCGTGCTGACCAACCCCGACATGCTGCACCACGGCATCCTGCCCGGGCACGCGCACTGGTCGGGCTTCCTGCGCCGGCTCGCGTACGTGGTGGTCGACGAGTGTCACACCTACCGGGGCGTGTTCGGCTCGCACGTGGCACACGTGCTGCGGCGGCTGCGCCGGCAGTGCGCGCGCTACGGGCGTACGCCGGTCTTCGTGCTGGCCTCGGCCACGTCGGGCGACCCGGCGACGGCGGCCGGACGCCTCACCGGCCTGCCCGTCACGGCCGTCACCGAGGACGCCTCGCCGCGCGGCGGGGTGACCTTCGCGCTCTGGGAACCGCCGCTGCTGCCTCCTCCCTCTGCGGACGAGGAGCTTGCCGACCTGGTGTCGGTCCGCCGCTCGGCGCTGCGGGAGACCGCCGATCTGCTGACCGACAGCGTGATCGAGGGGGTACGCACGCTCGCCTTCGTGCGGTCCCGGCGCGGCGCCGAGGTGGTCGCCGCGAACGCCCGGCGGGCGCTCGACGAGGCGGTGCCCGGGCTCGGCGACCGGGTGGCCGCCTACCGGGCCGGCTACCTGCGCGAGGAGCGCCGGGAGCTGGAACGCGCGCTGCTCACCGGAGACCTGCTCGGGCTGGCCTCCACCAACGCCCTGGAACTCGGCGTCGACCTGGTCGGGCTGGACGCCGTGCTGATCTGCGGCTGGCCGGGCACCCGGGCGTCGCTCTGGCAGCAGGCCGGCCGGGCGGGCCGCTCCGGCGACGAGGCGCTCGCCGTGCTGGTGGCCCGGGACGACCCGCTCGACACCTACCTGGTGCACCACCCCGAGGCGCTGTTCGGGCGCCCCGTCGAGGCGACCGTGCTCGACCCGGCCAACCCGTACGTGCTCGCGCCGCAGCTCGCCTGCGCCGCGCACGAGGCCCCGCTCACCCCGGCCGACCTGGAACTCTTCGGTGAGGGCGCGAAGGAGGCGGTCGACTCGCTGGTCGAGGCGGGTGCGCTGCGGCAGCGGCCCACCGGCTGGTACTGGCGGCACCGGGAACGCCCCGAGGTCGACCTGCGCGGCGAGGGCGGGGCCCCGGTCTGCGTGGTGGAGGAGTCCACCGGCCGGCTGCTCGGCACCGTCGACGGCGGCTCCTCGCACTTCCTGCTGCACTCCGGCGCGGTCTACCTGCACCAGGGCGTCTCGTACGTGGTCGACTCGCTCGACCTGGCCGACGGGTGCGCGCTGGTGCACGCCGAGGAGCCGGACTGGTCCACCCACGCCCGGGACGTCACCTCGCTGTCCGTGGTCTCCGTCCGGTCGTACGTGGACGCCGGACCGGTTGGGCTCTTCCTCGGCGAGGTGGACGTGACCAGCCAGGTGGTGTCCTACCAGCGGCGGCGGATCGCCACCGGCGAGGTGATCGACGCCCGACCGCTGGACCTGCCGGCGCGGGAGCTGCGCACCGTCGCGGTCTGGTTCACGCTCTCGCCGGAGTCGCTGGCCCTCGCCGGAGTCGAGGCGGCGGACATCCCGGGGGCGCTGCACGCCGCCGAGCACGCCGCGATCGGCCTGCTGCCGCTCATGGCGACCTGCGACCGGTGGGACATCGGCGGGCTCTCCACCGCGCTGCACCCGGACACCGAGGCGCCCACCGTCTTCGTCTACGACGGCCACCCGGGCGGGGCGGGGTTCGCCGAGCGGGCGTACGGGACGGCCGCCGCCTGGCTGCGCGCCACCCGGGACGCGATCGCCGAGTGCGGCTGCGAGTCGGGGTGCCCGTCCTGCGTGCAGTCCCCGAAGTGCGGCAACGGCAACAACCCGCTCTCCAAGCCGGACGCGGTCAAGGTCCTCGACGTGGTCCTCGCCAACCTGGCGGCGGCCGAGGGCGGGCGAGGGGCGGGGCTGCCCCGGCAGGAGGGGCGAGCCGCGGACTGA
- a CDS encoding Rv3654c family TadE-like protein: MRQHRDAERGGATVCLLAVGLVLVLVGLFGAGLGAARCARHQARNAADFGALAGAGRALEGAEAACGRAADLVTANGGRLAACRLDGLDLVVTTEVSVAPLPWLARAATASSRAGPTRG, encoded by the coding sequence CTGCGGCAACACCGCGACGCCGAGCGGGGTGGGGCGACCGTGTGCCTGCTCGCCGTGGGGTTGGTGCTCGTGCTGGTCGGGCTCTTCGGCGCCGGGCTCGGCGCGGCCCGATGCGCGCGCCACCAGGCCCGGAACGCCGCCGACTTCGGGGCACTCGCCGGTGCCGGCCGGGCCCTGGAGGGCGCCGAGGCGGCGTGTGGACGGGCCGCCGACCTGGTCACGGCCAACGGCGGCCGGCTGGCGGCCTGCCGGCTCGACGGTCTCGACCTCGTCGTCACGACGGAGGTGAGCGTCGCCCCGCTGCCCTGGCTCGCCCGCGCGGCGACCGCCAGCTCCCGGGCGGGCCCGACCCGAGGCTGA
- a CDS encoding TadE family type IV pilus minor pilin encodes MAAGLPALMLLLFAGLTAVGAVTTRAGCLDAAREAALAAARGEPGSTAGSRYAPAGADISVTVADDRVTVTVRAPVRSFGARLPRLTVAGTAVAAVEPGAPGPRP; translated from the coding sequence TTGGCGGCCGGCCTGCCGGCGCTGATGCTGCTCCTCTTCGCCGGCCTCACCGCGGTCGGCGCCGTCACCACGCGGGCCGGCTGCCTCGACGCGGCTCGGGAAGCGGCACTGGCCGCCGCCCGGGGCGAACCGGGGTCGACGGCCGGCTCGCGGTACGCCCCGGCCGGAGCGGACATCTCGGTGACCGTGGCCGACGACCGTGTCACCGTGACCGTCCGGGCACCGGTCCGGAGCTTCGGCGCCCGGCTGCCCCGCCTCACCGTGGCCGGCACGGCGGTGGCGGCCGTCGAACCCGGTGCCCCCGGACCACGACCATGA
- a CDS encoding DUF4244 domain-containing protein — translation MRKLLTRLRGDAGMNTAEYAVGTLAAVAFAGILLKVLTSGNVQSALTAVIDRALK, via the coding sequence ATGCGCAAACTCCTCACCCGCCTGCGCGGCGACGCCGGGATGAACACGGCCGAGTACGCCGTCGGCACCCTCGCGGCGGTCGCCTTCGCCGGGATCCTGCTGAAGGTGCTCACCTCCGGCAACGTGCAGTCCGCGCTCACCGCCGTCATCGACCGGGCCTTGAAGTGA
- a CDS encoding type II secretion system F family protein — protein sequence MSRQVVAAACLGAAALLVVASRSAVRPARRLRRLALTRRAQRSRPAWWPDRIRFGAGLAGVAALVVVGGWPGLLVGALAGTAADRLLRRVEPRAVRDRRLRETADLPLAADLLAAVLRAGAPVDRSVLAVAEALGGPLADRLGRVGRTLELGGTAAEAWDHLRPVPGADRLVTGAIRSSSSGAALAGALTRLADDLRSDRSTAAEAAARRAGVLIVLPLGLCFLPAFILAGLVPVIVAVLGDVL from the coding sequence ATGTCGCGGCAGGTGGTGGCCGCGGCCTGCCTGGGCGCGGCGGCGTTGCTCGTGGTCGCGTCCCGCTCCGCCGTCCGTCCGGCCCGGCGGCTGCGCCGTCTCGCGCTCACCCGGCGGGCGCAGCGGAGCCGCCCGGCCTGGTGGCCGGATCGGATCAGGTTCGGCGCCGGCCTGGCGGGTGTGGCGGCGCTGGTCGTGGTGGGCGGGTGGCCCGGTCTGCTCGTCGGTGCGCTGGCCGGGACGGCCGCCGATCGCCTGCTGCGCCGGGTCGAGCCGCGGGCCGTCCGGGACCGCCGGCTCCGGGAGACCGCCGACCTACCGCTGGCCGCCGACCTGCTGGCCGCCGTGCTCCGGGCCGGCGCACCGGTGGACCGCTCGGTGCTGGCGGTGGCCGAGGCGCTCGGTGGGCCGCTCGCCGACCGGCTCGGCCGGGTCGGGCGGACGCTCGAACTCGGTGGCACGGCGGCGGAGGCGTGGGACCACCTGCGGCCCGTGCCCGGGGCGGACCGTCTGGTCACCGGCGCCATCCGCTCGTCGAGCAGCGGCGCCGCGCTGGCCGGCGCGCTCACCCGGCTCGCCGACGACCTGCGGTCCGACCGCTCGACCGCGGCCGAGGCGGCCGCCCGACGGGCCGGCGTGCTCATCGTGCTGCCGCTGGGGCTCTGTTTCCTGCCCGCCTTCATTCTCGCCGGCCTGGTGCCGGTGATCGTCGCCGTCCTCGGCGACGTGCTGTGA
- a CDS encoding type II secretion system F family protein, which produces MTGQVWLVVVLLAGAAVTVAWPVRANRIRQHAVLDLGSRTGPGGPRLRCVGPGAGPGPVVRASGTQLPGTLLGHPADRALPGRPPGRRDPTRPTTGPVPTDRAHRPRLGDAPIPTGRAHRLRLVAALPLRRSDVASTATGPAARAPLSGRTALPAAAVLGAGAGALLGGPVAALALAAYGALAARAVLRRRARQATDLAHRRDLDQIGALAADLRAGLPAGDAIGDGPRRTARLARAAVRLADRTGAPLAELLERVEADARTADRGMAAASAQAAGARATAWLLAALPLGGIGLGYAIGVDPVAVLLHTPVGGGCALAAVALQIGGLLWAERLGAAPGRAA; this is translated from the coding sequence GTGACCGGTCAGGTGTGGCTGGTGGTCGTGCTGCTGGCCGGCGCCGCGGTCACGGTCGCCTGGCCGGTACGCGCCAACCGGATCCGGCAGCACGCCGTCCTCGACCTGGGCAGTCGCACCGGTCCGGGCGGTCCCCGGCTGCGGTGCGTCGGCCCGGGTGCGGGGCCCGGGCCGGTGGTACGGGCGTCCGGCACCCAGCTGCCCGGCACGCTGCTCGGACATCCCGCTGACCGCGCCCTTCCGGGGCGCCCGCCCGGGCGACGCGACCCGACGCGCCCGACCACCGGGCCGGTCCCGACCGATCGTGCGCACCGGCCAAGACTGGGTGACGCTCCGATCCCCACCGGTCGCGCACACCGCCTCCGGCTGGTCGCCGCGCTCCCGCTCCGGCGATCGGATGTCGCCTCGACGGCGACCGGCCCTGCCGCGCGTGCCCCGCTGTCCGGGCGGACCGCCCTGCCGGCGGCGGCCGTGCTCGGCGCCGGGGCCGGGGCGCTGCTCGGCGGCCCGGTGGCCGCGCTGGCCCTGGCCGCCTACGGTGCGCTCGCCGCCCGGGCGGTGCTGCGCCGGCGGGCCCGCCAGGCTACCGACCTGGCCCACCGCCGCGACCTGGACCAGATCGGCGCGCTCGCCGCCGACCTGCGGGCCGGGCTGCCCGCCGGCGACGCGATCGGCGACGGACCGCGGCGTACCGCCCGGTTGGCGCGAGCCGCCGTGCGGTTGGCCGACCGCACCGGAGCGCCCCTGGCCGAGCTGCTGGAACGGGTCGAGGCCGACGCCCGGACGGCGGACCGGGGCATGGCCGCGGCCTCGGCGCAGGCGGCCGGTGCCCGGGCGACCGCCTGGCTGCTCGCCGCGCTACCCCTCGGCGGGATCGGGTTGGGGTACGCCATCGGCGTCGACCCGGTGGCCGTGCTCCTGCACACCCCGGTCGGCGGCGGCTGCGCCCTGGCGGCGGTGGCACTGCAGATCGGCGGGCTGCTCTGGGCGGAGCGCCTCGGCGCGGCACCCGGGCGGGCCGCCTGA
- a CDS encoding TadA family conjugal transfer-associated ATPase yields the protein MSGPADSEDLAVRVRHRFAADATPVTPAAIVSAVRAEPDAAVLGDTALLRIADRVHDDLVGAGPLAPLLADPQVTDVLVNGTRVWVDRGRGLHQVAVPLGTVDDVRRLAQRLTAAAGRRLDDASPYADARLPDGTRLHAVLPPVATDGPYLSLRTFRQRPFTLDELVRQGTVPRPVAPLLAAVVAARLAYLVTGGTGSGKTTLLNTLLGLVPGTERIVLVEDAAELRPVHPHVIGLQARTSNVEGAGAVGLSDLVRQALRMRPDRLVVGECRGAEVVDLLAALNTGHDGGAGTLHANAPADVPARLEALGMLGGLPRAALHAQVAAALQVLLQVRRTTEGRVLESIGLLLPEGSERVVTVVPAWTRGRGLGLAARPLGALLRERGVTVPPILCVAWPGSGGPS from the coding sequence GTGAGCGGCCCGGCCGACTCCGAGGACCTGGCCGTCCGCGTCCGGCACCGGTTCGCCGCCGACGCCACGCCGGTCACGCCCGCGGCCATCGTCTCCGCCGTACGCGCCGAGCCGGACGCCGCCGTGCTCGGCGACACCGCCCTGCTCCGCATCGCCGACCGGGTCCACGACGACCTCGTCGGCGCCGGCCCACTCGCACCGCTGCTCGCCGACCCGCAGGTCACCGACGTCTTGGTGAACGGCACCCGGGTCTGGGTCGACCGCGGGCGGGGGCTGCACCAGGTGGCCGTGCCGCTGGGCACCGTCGACGACGTGCGCCGGCTGGCCCAGCGCCTCACCGCGGCCGCGGGACGCCGGCTCGACGACGCCTCCCCGTACGCCGACGCCCGGCTGCCCGACGGCACCCGCCTGCACGCGGTGCTGCCACCGGTGGCGACCGACGGGCCCTACCTGTCGCTGCGCACCTTCCGGCAACGGCCGTTCACCCTCGACGAGCTGGTCCGGCAGGGCACCGTGCCCCGGCCGGTCGCCCCGCTGCTCGCCGCCGTGGTGGCCGCCCGGCTGGCGTACCTGGTGACCGGCGGCACCGGCTCCGGCAAGACCACCCTGCTCAACACGCTGCTCGGGCTGGTGCCCGGGACCGAGCGGATCGTGCTGGTGGAGGACGCGGCCGAGCTGCGGCCCGTGCACCCGCACGTGATCGGCCTCCAGGCGCGGACGTCGAACGTGGAGGGTGCCGGGGCGGTCGGGCTGAGCGACCTGGTCCGGCAGGCGCTGCGGATGCGACCGGACCGGCTGGTGGTGGGCGAGTGCCGGGGCGCCGAGGTGGTCGACCTGCTCGCCGCGTTGAACACCGGCCACGACGGCGGGGCCGGCACCCTGCACGCCAACGCCCCGGCGGACGTGCCGGCCCGGCTGGAGGCGCTCGGGATGCTCGGTGGTCTGCCCCGGGCCGCCCTGCACGCCCAGGTCGCCGCCGCGCTCCAGGTCCTTTTGCAGGTCCGACGGACCACGGAGGGTCGCGTGCTGGAGTCGATCGGTCTGCTCCTGCCCGAGGGATCCGAGCGGGTGGTCACCGTGGTCCCCGCCTGGACACGCGGTCGCGGGCTCGGGCTGGCCGCCCGGCCGCTCGGCGCCCTGCTCCGCGAGCGGGGCGTGACCGTGCCGCCGATCCTCTGCGTGGCGTGGCCCGGCTCTGGGGGGCCGTCGTGA